The Chloroherpetonaceae bacterium DNA segment TAAAGGCAAAGGAGCTGTAGCAACCGTGCTAGTTCAGACCGGTTTGCTAAGGGTCGGTGCCCCGTTTGTGGCAGGGTTAGTCTATGGGCGTGTGCGTGCGATGTTAGATGAGCGTGGACGACGTGTCGAGGAAGCTCATCCTTCTCAACCCGTGCGCGTGCTAGGCTTTGAAGGCTTACCAGAGGCAGGTGATGTCTTCAATGTCATGCCTTCTGACCGTGAAGCGCGCGAAATTGCCACACGCCGTCAGCTCATTCGTCGTGAACAGCTACTGCGTCAAGCGACACGTGTCAAGCTCAACGAAATTTCTAAGCAAGCGCAGAGCGGACAAGTCAAAACGCTGCGCATTGTGCTCAAGGCTGACACGGGCGGCTCCATTGAAGCGCTATCAGATGGCTTGATGAAAATTCAGACCAATGAAGTCAATGTGGAAATTATCCACAAAGGCGTAGGTCAAATCACAGAGAGCGATGTGTTGTTAGCCGCTGCGTCCGATGCGATTATTATCGGCTTCCGAGTGCGCCCGAACCTGAATGCAAAACGCTTGGCAGAGCAGGAAAATATTGACATTCGTTTCTACAGCGTCATCTATCATGCGCTCGAAGAAGTCAAAGATGCACTTGAAGGAATGCTGTCGCCAGAAGTGTCTGAAAAGTTGGTGGGTATGGCTGAAGTGCGGGAAGTCTTCCGCATCTCCAAAGTAGGCAATGTGGCAGGGTGTTATGTGCTGGAAGGCAAAATTCGCCGTGATGCACGGGTCAGACTGCTGCGCGATGGCGTGCAAATCTACGAAGGTGAGCTATCCTCGCTCAAACGCTTCAAAGACGATGTCAAGGAGGTCGAGACAGGCTTCGAGTGCGGTCTGACACTTTCAGGCTACGACGACATCAAAGTCGGCGACGTGATAGAGATCTTTGAAACCGTCGAAACCAAACGCAAGTTGACGGTAGAGTAAGAACGCGGTAAGACAGGGGCAATCCTTGCCAACGTTTCCCGAATAAGGAGTTTCCACTATGTCAGTCCGAACAGAGCGAGTGGCTGAGCTGCTTCAGCGAGAACTAAGCGATATCTTTCAGAAAGAACTGCCACGCAACGGCGCCCTGACAACGATTCAAGGCGTGAAAGTTTCACCCGACCTGAGTATTGCACACATCTACCTCTCGGTTTTAGGCAGCAAAGAGATGGCGCAGTCCGTGCTGGCTCACATCCGTAAGGAGAAGGGCTTTTTCCGCAAGGAGCTATCTATGCGTATCCGCAACCAGTTTCGGCGTATGCCTGAGCTGGAATTTCACATTGATGATACCCCTGAACGGGCAGCGCGCTTGGAAATGCTCATTCGTGAGGCGAATCAAAACTCTTCTGGCAGCTCGACGATGTAGGCGTAGTAATGCGTGCAGTTCAATCTTCAACATACCTGCCTGAGTGCGAAAGCCGCTTGCTGCTGGTTGATAAGCCCCTCAACTGGACATCCTTTGATGTAGTAGCGAAAGTGCGTAATGCTTATACCCGTGCAGGGTATCGCTGCAAAGTAGGGCACAGCGGCACACTCGACCCAAAAGCTACAGGACTGCTGATTCTTGCCACAGGCAAAGCCACAAAGCAGCTACCGCAACTGGAGACCTTAGACAAAACCTACTCAGGCACTATCAAATTAGGGGCAAAAACCCTTAGCTACGACAGTGAAACAGAGGAGTATGACCACAGACCGCTCTCTGACCTGTCGCCAGAGTGCATTCTGCAAACGGCTCGGCGTTTCACGGGCAAGATGCAGCAAAAACCACCAATGTATTCAGCGGTCTGGCATAATGGCAAGCGGCTCTATGAGCTTGCACGAGCAGGAGAGATAATTGAAGAGCGTCCAAGCCGAGAAATTGAAGTGTATGAATTTGAAGTTATTGAAATTGCCTTACCACTGGTGTTCTTCCGCTGCCGAGTGTCGAAGGGCACTTATATTCGAGCGCTGGCAAATGATTTTGGGAATGCGTTGGGTGTCGGAGGGTATTTGGTTGCGCTGCGTCGTGAACGCATAGGCAGGTTTGAGGTGTCGCAGGCCCAGACCATTGAGCAAATTTTGGCAGATATTGCGCCGCGCGCACAGTCCGCAGAATCTCAGGAAAGACAACTGTAAGATGCAAATCCTACATTACCGACATCGTCAGCTTTTGACTGAACAAGGAGAAGTGTTGCCACCCCTTGCGGCGCGTTCATCGGCGATTACCATCGGTGCATTTGATGGCGTGCATTTGGGGCATCGACACTTGCTGGGGCGATTGCTGGGACGCGCTAAGTCCGAAGGACTGCGTTCAGTGGTCATTACATTTGAGCCACACCCACGCACCATAGTGGCAAAGCCAGAGTCAAAGCCATTGCGCTTGCTAAGCACACCAGAAGAAAAAATTGCCTTGCTCTCTACGCTGGAGATTGATACACTAATCGTTGTGGAGTTCACCAAAGCTTTCTCTGAACTGTCGCCAGAAGCGTTTGTTGAAGAAATTCTGCTGCGCGAGTTTGGGCTGTCTGCCATGGTGATTGGTTACGACCACGGCTTTGGCAAAGACCGAAAGGGCACAATGCAAACACTGCTGCAGCTATCGCAACAACACGGCTTTACGATGGAGGTAGTAGAGGAATTTTCTTTGGACGGGCGACATATTTCCAGCTCCCAAATTCGGGCATTAGTAGCCGCAGGGCAGCTGAGTGAGGCAAATTTGCTACTGGGCAGCCCATATCGTTTAACTGGCAAGGTTGTGCACGGTGAACGGCGCGGACGTCTGATTGGTTTTCCAACAGCGAACTTGGAGATAAGTCATCCGATAAAGCTCATTCCGCATATCGGCGTCTATGCAGCAGATGTCAGTCTGGCGACAGGGCGATATCGCGCAATGGTCAACATCGGTTACCGCCCAACTGTCTCTAACTTGCCACGCCTGCAAATTGAGGCGCACATTTTGAATTTCAGTGGCGACCTCTATGGCGCTACACTCACGCTGGAACTGCTGCAGCGCCTGCGCGATGAACAGAAATTCCCCAGCCTTGAAGCCCTAAAAGCGCAGCTCGAGGAAGATAAGCGGCTCATAGAAGCGGTGCCCTCCTTTGCTGCAACCGTGATGATGAGCTAAAGATGGAACGGTTATGCGTATTATTTTTCGGTGAGTAAGATGTGCCGAAGTAACGCTGAGGGGCTTCTCTGAAAGGGTCAAGAGGGTCGCAACTTGTAAGTTCGCATTGGAAAGCATATATTCCTTTCTACTTTTTGAGAGCGACTTCGTCAACCTCAAAACAAGCCCCGATGATGGTACCACTCACCAATCCGCACTTTAATGAAGAAATGCATCACAAGACCGATGGCGAGCTGTTGCAAATCGTTGCCGAGAGAAGTCCGAGGTCTGAGCACGCATTTGCCGCATTTTACAATCGCTATATCGAGTATGTGTTCTTTATATGCAAGCGAAAATATGGCACACAGCTTTGCGAGGACGAGATATGTGACCTTGTGCAAGAGACATTCGTGCGAGTCTTTGAGCGAGCTGACACTTTCTGTGAAGAGGCAAAGCTTGCAGAAGATGAGCGACGCAGACGCACACAAGGCTGGCTGCAACGCATTATGGCAAACATTTTTATAGACCGCAAGCGCCGTAACCAGAGCATTGTAACGCAGCCGCTGCCAGAAGGCGCAGAAAATCTGTTCATCGCGGCAGAAGATTCTGGCGAAGAGACACAGCTGTCAAAGAAAATGCAACTGGTGCAGCAAGCTATAGCCAGCTTGCCAGAGCGAGACCAAGATATTGTGCGCACAATCTACCAGTGGTATGAACCAAGCAAAAAGCTGCCATCGACGGTAATTGCGGAGTTGGTGGAGCGGTATCAAACCACGCCGGAGAACATTCGCAAAATTTTAAGTCGAGCCAGAAAAAAAATCCAAGCCTATCTGGAGCAACACGGCTGTCTTTAACCTATCCGTTTCACGAGCTATGAACAAACATTCTTCGCAATCCAACATGCCTGACGACCTTGATGCGCTAATCTATCGCACCATGGTTGAAATGCAGTGGATTGAGCCGATTAGCGACGAGACACTCAAGCAAGATGAGCAAGATTTCAGAGCAGCACGGAAGGCAAATGAAATCCATTTGCCGCAGGTGCTTGAGTCGCCTGATGTAATTCTTGCTAAGTTGCAAAAGCGTCACCAAGCGGCAGGGCGTTCAATTGGTGCAGAAATTCAGGAGCAAATGGCGCGTGCAGCACGAGAAGGTGGCGCTGTTCCACCTGAAGTCGAAGAGCAGAT contains these protein-coding regions:
- the rbfA gene encoding 30S ribosome-binding factor RbfA, with the translated sequence MSVRTERVAELLQRELSDIFQKELPRNGALTTIQGVKVSPDLSIAHIYLSVLGSKEMAQSVLAHIRKEKGFFRKELSMRIRNQFRRMPELEFHIDDTPERAARLEMLIREANQNSSGSSTM
- a CDS encoding bifunctional riboflavin kinase/FAD synthetase: MQILHYRHRQLLTEQGEVLPPLAARSSAITIGAFDGVHLGHRHLLGRLLGRAKSEGLRSVVITFEPHPRTIVAKPESKPLRLLSTPEEKIALLSTLEIDTLIVVEFTKAFSELSPEAFVEEILLREFGLSAMVIGYDHGFGKDRKGTMQTLLQLSQQHGFTMEVVEEFSLDGRHISSSQIRALVAAGQLSEANLLLGSPYRLTGKVVHGERRGRLIGFPTANLEISHPIKLIPHIGVYAADVSLATGRYRAMVNIGYRPTVSNLPRLQIEAHILNFSGDLYGATLTLELLQRLRDEQKFPSLEALKAQLEEDKRLIEAVPSFAATVMMS
- a CDS encoding sigma-70 family RNA polymerase sigma factor — encoded protein: MMVPLTNPHFNEEMHHKTDGELLQIVAERSPRSEHAFAAFYNRYIEYVFFICKRKYGTQLCEDEICDLVQETFVRVFERADTFCEEAKLAEDERRRRTQGWLQRIMANIFIDRKRRNQSIVTQPLPEGAENLFIAAEDSGEETQLSKKMQLVQQAIASLPERDQDIVRTIYQWYEPSKKLPSTVIAELVERYQTTPENIRKILSRARKKIQAYLEQHGCL
- the truB gene encoding tRNA pseudouridine(55) synthase TruB gives rise to the protein MRAVQSSTYLPECESRLLLVDKPLNWTSFDVVAKVRNAYTRAGYRCKVGHSGTLDPKATGLLILATGKATKQLPQLETLDKTYSGTIKLGAKTLSYDSETEEYDHRPLSDLSPECILQTARRFTGKMQQKPPMYSAVWHNGKRLYELARAGEIIEERPSREIEVYEFEVIEIALPLVFFRCRVSKGTYIRALANDFGNALGVGGYLVALRRERIGRFEVSQAQTIEQILADIAPRAQSAESQERQL